The following proteins come from a genomic window of Halomarina ordinaria:
- a CDS encoding transcription initiation factor IIB, whose translation MTDTTIRRRTNEREHEEARTADEEERESQESELVCPECGGRLESDTEHGETVCSECGLVVEEDSIDRGPEWRAFDSAERDQKSRVGAPTTNMMHDKGLSTNIGWQDKDAYGNSLSSRQRQKMQRLRTWNERFRTRDSKERNLKQALGEIDRMASALGLPKNVRETASVIYRRALAEDLLPGRSIEGVATSAVYAAARQAGTPRSLDEVTGVSRVEKDEIARTYRYVVRQLSLEIKPADPESYVPRFASELDLSDETERRARELLSNAKEQGIHSGKSPVGLAAAAIYAAALLSNEKVTQSQVSDVADISEVTIRNRYHELLEAEGNAPAL comes from the coding sequence ATGACAGATACCACCATCCGGCGGCGCACGAACGAGCGAGAGCACGAGGAGGCACGAACAGCGGACGAGGAGGAGCGAGAGAGCCAGGAGTCCGAACTGGTCTGTCCGGAGTGCGGCGGCCGCCTGGAGTCGGACACCGAACACGGCGAGACCGTGTGTTCGGAGTGCGGCCTCGTGGTCGAAGAGGACAGCATCGACCGCGGCCCGGAGTGGCGCGCGTTCGACTCCGCCGAACGGGACCAGAAGTCGCGCGTCGGCGCCCCCACCACGAACATGATGCACGACAAGGGGCTGTCGACCAACATCGGCTGGCAGGACAAGGACGCCTACGGTAACTCCCTGTCCTCGCGCCAGCGCCAGAAGATGCAGCGGCTGCGCACGTGGAACGAGCGCTTCCGCACGCGCGACTCCAAGGAGCGCAACCTCAAGCAGGCGCTCGGGGAGATCGACCGCATGGCCAGCGCCCTCGGCCTCCCGAAGAACGTCCGGGAGACCGCCAGCGTCATCTATCGGCGCGCGCTCGCCGAGGACCTCCTGCCCGGCCGGTCCATCGAAGGAGTGGCGACGAGCGCCGTCTACGCCGCCGCCCGGCAGGCCGGCACCCCCCGCAGCCTCGACGAGGTGACGGGCGTCTCGCGCGTCGAGAAGGACGAGATAGCCCGCACGTATCGGTACGTCGTGCGTCAGCTCAGCCTGGAGATAAAGCCGGCGGACCCCGAGAGCTACGTCCCGCGCTTCGCCAGCGAACTCGACCTCAGCGACGAGACCGAGCGCCGGGCGCGCGAACTGCTGTCGAACGCGAAGGAGCAGGGCATCCACTCCGGGAAGTCGCCCGTGGGGCTGGCGGCGGCGGCCATCTACGCCGCGGCGCTGCTCTCGAACGAGAAGGTCACCCAGAGCCAGGTCTCCGACGTGGCCGACATCTCCGAAGTGACCATCCGTAACCGGTACCACGAACTGCTCGAAGCCGAGGGCAACGCCCCGGCGCTCTGA
- the gatC gene encoding Asp-tRNA(Asn)/Glu-tRNA(Gln) amidotransferase subunit GatC encodes MSDASVDPEEVRHVAGLARVALDEEEVGRFAEQFADILAYFDTLDEVPEVDRERDLVNVMRPDEVHESLDQSAALANAPETEDGQFKGPRVS; translated from the coding sequence ATGAGCGATGCATCGGTCGACCCCGAGGAGGTCCGCCACGTGGCTGGCCTCGCGCGGGTCGCGCTGGACGAGGAGGAGGTCGGCCGGTTCGCCGAACAGTTCGCCGACATCCTCGCGTACTTCGACACCCTCGACGAGGTCCCCGAGGTGGACCGCGAGCGCGACCTCGTGAACGTCATGCGTCCCGACGAGGTCCATGAGAGCCTCGACCAGTCGGCGGCGCTCGCCAACGCCCCCGAGACCGAGGACGGCCAGTTCAAGGGGCCGCGGGTGTCGTAG
- a CDS encoding PHP domain-containing protein, translated as MLSVELHTHSELSYDGRDPIELILQQAEAVGLDAIAVTDHDEIDASLEMAAVADEYGLVGITGMEITSQAGHVLGLGLEEAVPPGLSFTETLDRIRDQGGIAVVPHPFQKSRHGVAPHITRDELASADAIEVYNSRLLTGRSNRQAERFAERRGLPMTAGSDAHIAEMVGQAVTHVATDDRSAEGILDAIVAGETTVVGRRTPWRISFRQAGGAVKRRALLAMTSLF; from the coding sequence GTGCTGTCGGTCGAGCTCCACACCCACTCCGAACTCTCGTACGACGGGCGGGACCCCATCGAACTCATCCTCCAGCAGGCGGAAGCCGTGGGTCTCGACGCCATCGCCGTCACCGACCACGACGAGATAGACGCCAGCCTCGAGATGGCGGCCGTCGCCGACGAGTACGGCCTCGTCGGCATCACGGGGATGGAGATAACGAGTCAGGCCGGTCACGTCCTCGGTCTCGGCCTCGAGGAGGCCGTCCCGCCCGGCCTCTCGTTCACCGAGACGCTCGACCGCATCCGCGACCAGGGTGGCATCGCCGTCGTCCCCCACCCCTTCCAGAAGTCGCGTCACGGCGTCGCCCCCCACATCACCCGCGACGAACTCGCGAGCGCCGACGCCATCGAGGTGTACAACTCGCGCCTGCTGACCGGGCGGTCGAACCGGCAGGCCGAACGCTTCGCCGAGCGTCGCGGCCTCCCGATGACCGCCGGCAGCGACGCCCACATCGCCGAGATGGTCGGCCAGGCCGTGACGCACGTCGCGACCGACGACCGGAGCGCCGAGGGCATCCTCGACGCCATCGTCGCCGGCGAGACCACCGTCGTCGGCCGGCGCACCCCCTGGCGCATCAGTTTCCGGCAGGCCGGCGGCGCCGTCAAGCGCCGCGCGCTGCTGGCGATGACCTCGCTGTTCTAA
- the purL gene encoding phosphoribosylformylglycinamidine synthase subunit PurL: MSLAPSDRALVVEELGREPTPAEEALFENLWSEHCAYRSSRPLLSAFDSGEAVAGEPERGDIVVGPGDDAAVVALSPEWYVTLGIESHNHPSYVDPYDGAATGVGGIVRDTLSMGAYPIALTDSLYFGGLLDRPAAEDADREHSRYLFEGVVEGIADYGNSIGVPTVGGSVAFHDGYVGNPLVNVACVGLLHADRLVTAEAETPGNALVLVGNATGRDGLGGASFASEDLSEDAETEDRPAVQVGDPYTEKRLVECNEALLDEGLLVAARDLGAAGLGGASSELVAKGGLGAHIDLERVHQREPNMRPLEILLAESQERMCYEVRPADVDRVRELAERFDLGCSVIGEVTEGNYVCAMDGEVVVDVPAEYLAEGAPMNDLDAVAPEPPVQDLPDVALETAFEAVVGSPSTASKRWVYRQYDHEVGARTVVRPGDDAALLAIRECGDETGLALSAGAEPNWTSAAPYEGARAVALENATNLAAKGARPLAAVDCLNGGNPEKPEVYGGFRAVVDGLADMCSALSVPVVGGNVSLYNDSTSGPIPPTPTLAVVGTTDGYATPPATFAGEGTLLVVGDAEDGEHALGGSEYLARFGGSDAFPAPPADDDAAGLVEALADVAGREGTLAVHDASHGGLAVTLAEMVTTAAGARVDLGGTDAHGRLFSERAGRAVVETTDPEGVREAFAGVAPVSEVGTADASGALALTAGGETLRYDAAAIRDLRAVIERELA; this comes from the coding sequence ATGAGCCTCGCCCCCTCGGACCGCGCGCTCGTCGTCGAGGAACTCGGTCGGGAGCCGACGCCGGCGGAGGAAGCGCTCTTCGAGAACCTCTGGAGCGAACACTGCGCCTACCGCTCCTCGCGCCCCCTGCTGTCGGCGTTCGACAGCGGCGAGGCAGTCGCCGGCGAGCCCGAACGGGGCGATATCGTCGTCGGCCCCGGCGACGACGCCGCCGTGGTCGCGCTCTCGCCCGAGTGGTACGTCACGCTCGGCATCGAGAGCCACAACCACCCCTCCTACGTCGACCCGTACGACGGAGCGGCGACGGGCGTCGGGGGCATCGTCCGCGACACGCTCTCGATGGGCGCCTACCCCATCGCGCTGACCGACTCGCTCTACTTCGGTGGGTTGCTCGACCGGCCGGCGGCCGAGGACGCGGACCGCGAGCACTCGCGGTACCTCTTCGAGGGCGTCGTCGAGGGCATCGCGGACTACGGGAACTCCATCGGCGTCCCTACCGTCGGCGGGAGCGTCGCCTTCCACGACGGCTACGTGGGCAACCCGCTGGTGAACGTCGCCTGCGTCGGCCTGCTCCACGCCGACCGACTCGTCACCGCCGAGGCGGAGACGCCCGGGAACGCCCTCGTCCTCGTCGGCAACGCCACCGGCCGCGACGGCCTCGGGGGTGCCTCCTTCGCCAGCGAGGACCTGAGCGAGGATGCAGAAACGGAAGACCGCCCCGCCGTCCAGGTGGGGGACCCGTACACGGAGAAACGGCTCGTCGAGTGTAACGAGGCGCTGCTCGACGAGGGCCTCCTCGTCGCGGCGCGCGACCTGGGGGCGGCCGGCCTCGGGGGCGCGTCGAGCGAACTCGTCGCGAAGGGCGGCCTCGGCGCGCACATCGACCTCGAGCGCGTCCACCAGCGCGAACCGAACATGCGCCCGCTGGAGATTCTGCTCGCGGAGTCCCAGGAGCGGATGTGCTACGAGGTCCGCCCGGCGGACGTCGACCGCGTCCGGGAACTCGCCGAGCGCTTCGACCTCGGCTGCTCGGTCATCGGGGAGGTCACCGAGGGCAACTACGTCTGCGCGATGGACGGCGAGGTGGTCGTCGACGTCCCCGCCGAGTACCTCGCCGAGGGTGCGCCGATGAACGACCTCGACGCGGTCGCCCCGGAACCCCCAGTTCAGGACCTCCCCGACGTCGCCCTCGAGACGGCGTTCGAGGCCGTCGTCGGCAGTCCGAGCACGGCGAGCAAGCGCTGGGTCTACCGGCAGTACGACCACGAGGTCGGCGCCCGGACCGTCGTTCGCCCCGGCGACGACGCCGCGCTGCTCGCGATTCGCGAGTGCGGCGACGAGACGGGCCTCGCGCTCTCGGCGGGCGCGGAACCCAACTGGACGAGCGCGGCCCCCTACGAGGGGGCGCGCGCCGTCGCACTGGAGAACGCGACGAACCTCGCGGCGAAGGGCGCACGCCCGCTCGCCGCGGTCGACTGCCTCAACGGCGGGAACCCCGAGAAGCCCGAGGTGTACGGCGGCTTTCGTGCCGTCGTCGACGGCCTCGCGGACATGTGCAGCGCGCTCTCGGTCCCCGTCGTCGGGGGGAACGTCTCGCTGTACAACGACTCGACGAGCGGCCCCATCCCCCCGACGCCGACGCTGGCCGTGGTGGGGACGACCGACGGCTACGCGACGCCCCCGGCGACGTTCGCGGGCGAGGGGACGCTCCTCGTCGTGGGCGACGCCGAGGACGGCGAGCACGCGCTCGGCGGGAGCGAGTACCTCGCCCGGTTCGGTGGGAGCGACGCCTTCCCCGCGCCGCCGGCCGACGACGACGCGGCCGGCCTCGTCGAGGCGCTGGCGGACGTGGCCGGCCGCGAGGGGACGCTCGCGGTCCACGACGCGAGCCACGGCGGCCTCGCGGTCACGCTGGCCGAGATGGTGACGACGGCGGCGGGCGCGCGCGTCGACCTCGGGGGGACGGACGCCCACGGGCGCCTCTTCTCCGAGCGGGCGGGCCGGGCCGTCGTCGAGACGACCGACCCCGAGGGGGTCCGCGAGGCGTTCGCGGGCGTCGCGCCCGTGAGCGAGGTAGGGACGGCCGACGCGTCGGGTGCGCTCGCGCTGACCGCCGGCGGCGAGACGCTTCGCTACGACGCGGCGGCGATTCGAGACCTGCGGGCCGTCATCGAGCGCGAACTCGCGTAG
- a CDS encoding long-chain-fatty-acid--CoA ligase, with protein sequence MKVQMRTLDFLDRALDLYDDVVGVVAHDGTEYTYAEFGERVNRLSNALADLGVEQGDRVALLAPNTHYFLESLYATNQLGAVFVPMNYRLVPEEFEYILNDCAADTVIADYDYAENIESVRESVPAEHFVGYRADDIEGDWTDYEGLLADASPEAPERPDIDEDDDASINYTSGTTGDPKGVVRTHRTEHWHALVLNQHMEIRDDDTYLWTLPMFHCNGWGHTYAITGTGGTHVCQRTFDPAGTLERVRDHDVSFLCGAPTVLNRLIAYREEHPDEPTTGDREVRIATAGSAPPKATIETVEDDIGWRIIHIYGLTETAPIITTSNSPRRLAERGREMKSFQGSETLATDVRVVDEDGEDVPRDGRSMGEIVVKGNQVMDRYLNKDEETHEAFNARRPGYFHTGDLATWDEDGMISIQDRKKDIIISGGENVSSIEVEDTLYDHPDVRKVAVIPTPSDEWGELVTALVVPKPGSDLTADDIESFAREHMAAYKIPRRVEFVEDLPETATGKVQKYQIRQDYWEDEERLIG encoded by the coding sequence ATGAAGGTTCAAATGCGGACGCTCGACTTCCTCGACCGGGCGCTCGACCTCTACGACGACGTGGTCGGGGTGGTCGCTCACGACGGGACCGAGTACACCTACGCGGAGTTCGGCGAGCGGGTGAACCGCCTGTCGAACGCGCTCGCCGACCTGGGGGTCGAACAGGGGGACCGAGTCGCGCTGCTCGCACCGAACACCCACTACTTCCTGGAGTCGCTCTACGCGACGAACCAACTGGGGGCGGTGTTCGTCCCGATGAACTACCGCCTCGTGCCCGAGGAATTCGAGTACATCCTCAACGACTGCGCGGCGGACACGGTCATCGCGGACTACGACTACGCCGAGAACATCGAGTCGGTCCGCGAGTCGGTGCCCGCGGAACACTTCGTCGGGTATCGCGCCGACGACATCGAGGGCGACTGGACGGACTACGAGGGGCTGCTCGCCGACGCCTCGCCCGAGGCGCCCGAGCGCCCCGACATCGACGAGGACGACGACGCCTCCATCAACTACACCTCCGGGACGACGGGCGACCCGAAGGGCGTCGTCCGGACCCACCGGACGGAACACTGGCACGCGCTGGTGCTCAACCAGCACATGGAGATACGCGACGACGACACCTACCTCTGGACCCTGCCGATGTTCCACTGCAACGGCTGGGGCCACACCTACGCCATCACGGGCACCGGCGGGACGCACGTCTGTCAGCGCACGTTCGACCCGGCGGGCACGCTCGAACGCGTCCGTGACCACGACGTGTCGTTCCTGTGCGGCGCGCCGACGGTGCTCAACCGTCTCATCGCCTACCGCGAGGAGCACCCCGACGAACCCACGACGGGCGACCGGGAGGTGCGCATCGCCACCGCGGGGAGCGCCCCGCCGAAGGCGACCATCGAGACGGTCGAGGACGACATCGGCTGGCGCATCATCCACATCTACGGCCTCACGGAGACGGCCCCCATCATCACCACGTCGAACTCCCCGCGCCGCCTCGCCGAGCGCGGCCGCGAGATGAAGTCCTTCCAGGGCTCCGAAACCCTCGCGACGGACGTGCGCGTCGTCGACGAGGACGGCGAGGACGTCCCCCGCGACGGGCGGTCGATGGGCGAAATCGTCGTGAAGGGCAACCAGGTGATGGACCGCTACCTCAACAAGGACGAGGAGACCCACGAGGCGTTCAACGCCCGCAGGCCGGGCTACTTCCACACGGGCGACCTCGCCACGTGGGACGAGGACGGGATGATATCCATCCAGGACCGGAAGAAGGACATCATCATCTCCGGGGGTGAGAACGTCTCGTCCATCGAGGTCGAGGACACGCTCTACGACCATCCCGACGTCCGGAAGGTGGCGGTCATCCCCACGCCGAGCGACGAGTGGGGCGAACTGGTGACGGCGCTCGTCGTCCCGAAACCGGGGTCTGACCTCACGGCGGACGACATCGAGTCGTTCGCCCGCGAGCACATGGCGGCCTACAAGATACCCCGACGCGTCGAGTTCGTCGAGGACCTCCCCGAAACTGCCACCGGCAAGGTCCAGAAGTACCAGATCCGCCAGGACTACTGGGAGGACGAGGAGCGACTCATCGGCTGA
- the gatA gene encoding Asp-tRNA(Asn)/Glu-tRNA(Gln) amidotransferase subunit GatA, whose product MAENVFITEETVEGEADGPLAGRTVAVKDNISTEGVRTTCGSAMLEEYVPPYDATVVERLKAAGATIVGKTNMDEFGMGSTTETSHFGPTENPVAPGRVPGGSSGGSAAAVAAGEADLALGTDTGGSIRNPAAFCGVVGIKPTYGLVSRYGLVAYANSLEQIGPLAPTVEAAAELLEVIAGVDERDATTREAEAGGDYASAADGDVEGTTVGVPTELVTGVDEGVREAFEAALDDLRDKGAETVEVSLPSVERAVAAYYVIATSEASSNLARFDGVRYGVSGGYEGNWNEAFARAREEGFGEEVKRRILLGTYALSAGYHDKYYAKAQDARAWVAQDFDAALSEADVLASPTMPVPPFERGESLDDPLQMYLADVNTVPVNLANLPAVSVPAGETDGLPVGIQFVGPAFGEREIIRVGSALA is encoded by the coding sequence ATGGCGGAGAACGTCTTCATCACCGAGGAGACCGTCGAGGGCGAGGCTGATGGTCCGCTCGCCGGCCGAACCGTCGCCGTCAAGGACAACATCTCCACGGAGGGCGTCAGGACGACCTGCGGGTCGGCCATGCTCGAGGAGTACGTCCCGCCGTACGACGCCACCGTCGTCGAGCGGCTGAAGGCCGCCGGTGCCACCATCGTCGGCAAGACCAACATGGACGAGTTCGGGATGGGCTCGACCACCGAGACGTCCCACTTCGGGCCGACGGAGAACCCCGTCGCCCCCGGGCGGGTCCCCGGCGGTTCGTCGGGTGGGTCGGCGGCCGCCGTCGCCGCCGGCGAGGCCGACCTCGCGCTCGGCACCGACACCGGCGGGTCCATCCGCAACCCCGCCGCCTTCTGCGGCGTCGTCGGCATCAAGCCCACCTACGGGCTGGTCTCGCGCTACGGCCTCGTCGCCTACGCCAACTCGCTGGAACAGATCGGCCCGCTCGCGCCCACGGTCGAGGCGGCCGCCGAACTGCTGGAGGTCATCGCGGGCGTCGACGAGCGCGACGCGACGACGCGCGAGGCCGAGGCCGGTGGCGACTACGCGAGCGCCGCCGACGGCGACGTCGAGGGGACGACCGTCGGCGTCCCGACCGAACTCGTGACGGGCGTCGACGAGGGGGTCCGCGAGGCGTTCGAGGCCGCGCTCGACGACCTGCGCGACAAGGGGGCCGAGACCGTCGAGGTGTCGCTCCCCTCCGTCGAGAGGGCCGTCGCCGCCTACTACGTCATCGCCACCTCCGAGGCGTCCTCGAACCTCGCGCGCTTCGACGGCGTCCGCTACGGCGTCTCCGGCGGCTACGAGGGCAACTGGAACGAGGCGTTCGCCCGCGCCCGCGAGGAGGGCTTCGGCGAGGAGGTCAAGCGCCGAATCCTCCTCGGCACGTACGCCCTCTCGGCGGGCTACCACGACAAGTACTACGCGAAGGCCCAGGACGCCCGGGCGTGGGTCGCCCAGGACTTCGACGCGGCGCTCTCGGAGGCCGACGTCCTCGCCTCGCCGACGATGCCCGTCCCGCCCTTCGAGCGCGGCGAGAGCCTCGACGACCCGCTCCAGATGTACCTCGCGGACGTCAACACCGTCCCGGTCAACCTCGCGAACCTGCCGGCGGTCTCCGTCCCCGCCGGCGAGACCGACGGCCTACCAGTGGGGATTCAGTTCGTCGGGCCGGCCTTCGGCGAGCGCGAGATAATCCGGGTCGGGAGCGCGCTGGCCTGA
- a CDS encoding phosphatase PAP2 family protein, producing MSLATVVVSLVLVCGSMLVVTAFGVVGLDRLRATYGDAERRLRVAAPSLAVLGASLLLSKLGRDYGPDVSWLVGINVTAYILDLEGTFVASLQSFATPTLTAYFSFIYVYGYVFLLVFPVLAYFALPRTDALQRTAVAYGLNYAIGLVCYTLFISYGPRNVMPELVDALLYTTYPSSQLLTSEVNANTNVFPSLHTSLSVTVALLAWETRETYPRWVPLAVLVATSVVVSTMYLGIHWGIDVLAGIVLAVVSVKLAPRVVERYGWTDRERAGAPEEAGPGEEHEDATRVRAR from the coding sequence ATGAGCCTCGCGACCGTCGTCGTCAGTCTCGTCCTCGTCTGCGGGAGCATGCTCGTCGTGACGGCGTTCGGCGTCGTCGGCCTCGACCGCCTGCGCGCGACGTACGGCGACGCCGAACGCCGACTCCGGGTCGCCGCCCCCAGCCTCGCCGTCCTCGGCGCGAGCCTCCTGCTGAGTAAACTCGGACGCGACTACGGCCCCGACGTGTCCTGGCTCGTCGGTATCAACGTCACCGCCTACATCCTCGACCTGGAGGGGACGTTCGTCGCGAGCCTCCAGTCGTTCGCGACGCCGACGCTCACGGCGTACTTCTCGTTCATCTACGTCTACGGCTACGTCTTCCTGCTGGTCTTCCCGGTCCTCGCGTACTTCGCGCTCCCGCGGACCGACGCGCTCCAGCGCACCGCCGTCGCCTACGGCCTCAACTACGCCATCGGCCTCGTCTGCTACACGCTGTTCATCTCCTACGGCCCCCGGAACGTCATGCCGGAACTCGTCGACGCGTTGCTGTACACCACCTACCCGAGTTCACAGCTGCTCACGAGCGAGGTGAACGCGAACACCAACGTCTTCCCGTCGCTGCACACGTCGCTGTCGGTGACCGTCGCGCTCCTCGCGTGGGAGACCCGCGAGACGTACCCGCGGTGGGTACCGCTCGCCGTCCTGGTCGCCACCAGCGTCGTCGTCTCGACGATGTACCTCGGCATCCACTGGGGTATCGACGTCCTCGCCGGCATCGTCCTCGCCGTCGTGAGCGTGAAACTGGCACCGCGCGTCGTCGAGCGCTACGGGTGGACGGACCGCGAACGCGCCGGCGCTCCGGAGGAGGCCGGTCCCGGCGAGGAGCACGAGGACGCTACGCGAGTTCGCGCTCGATGA
- a CDS encoding NUDIX hydrolase → METTRHFVATVYVVNDGATALHEHERLGMWLPPGGHLDRDELPHEAAAREVREETGLDVDLLAPTGDVGSETARSLPTPQQFLLEDIDVHPDGSVSHQHVDFVYYGRVPSRDIDPAGHDEADAARWEWFTREDLRANADRLEPDVVEVGRRAIAAVGER, encoded by the coding sequence ATGGAGACGACCCGCCACTTCGTGGCGACGGTGTACGTCGTCAACGACGGCGCGACGGCGCTACACGAACACGAGCGACTGGGCATGTGGCTCCCGCCCGGTGGCCACCTCGACCGTGACGAACTGCCCCACGAGGCGGCCGCCCGGGAGGTGCGCGAGGAGACCGGCCTCGACGTCGACCTGCTCGCGCCGACGGGCGACGTCGGCTCCGAGACGGCCCGTTCGCTCCCGACGCCCCAGCAGTTCCTGCTGGAGGACATCGACGTCCACCCCGACGGCTCCGTGAGTCACCAGCACGTCGACTTCGTCTACTACGGGCGCGTCCCGTCCCGCGACATCGACCCGGCGGGCCACGACGAGGCCGACGCCGCGCGCTGGGAGTGGTTCACGCGCGAGGACCTCCGCGCGAACGCCGACCGTCTCGAACCGGACGTCGTCGAGGTGGGTCGGCGGGCCATCGCGGCGGTCGGCGAGCGTTAG
- a CDS encoding TIGR00341 family protein, whose amino-acid sequence MRLIQVFVPNDVRTEVERTLDDAGVDYLLGDELSGRDGVIAHVPVPAGAVDAILDRLYDAGLDEDTYTVVTDVDRAVVPNADAVADRYVEGPKGEAGVSHPELRERADDLTPGRRTYIAFAALSAVVAVAGLLLDTAIVIVGAMVIAPFAGSTLSASVGAVISDREMVVESVLSQALGLVVAFLAAILMSLALQWAYFVPSSTAVSQIDQVSSFLTPGMLTLVIAVAAGFAGALALATDLPVSIAGVAVAAAIVPAAATAGIGVVWGDPLVALGAVVLLLMNIIFINVAAYVGLVSLGYRSSVVGSVRENVSVSVRTGAYAVVVLAFAVMLVLTSFATYQHIAYEQTVDRDVEAVLSDDTYEGLDLVGVQTDYNDMEAFGSVETVTVTVGRTADSEYPVLAEQLRERISDDVGHPVTVNVRYVDYQRAAAESQPTESPLTRTVDRLWATVGRAVGSGNVAAMPTITGPRGI is encoded by the coding sequence ATGCGGCTCATCCAGGTCTTCGTCCCCAACGACGTCCGAACCGAGGTCGAGCGGACGCTCGACGACGCGGGCGTCGACTACCTCCTCGGCGACGAACTGAGCGGGCGCGACGGCGTCATCGCTCACGTACCCGTCCCGGCGGGGGCGGTAGACGCGATACTCGACCGGCTCTACGACGCCGGCCTCGACGAGGACACCTACACCGTCGTCACGGACGTCGACCGGGCGGTCGTCCCGAACGCCGACGCCGTGGCCGACCGCTACGTCGAGGGGCCGAAGGGGGAGGCGGGCGTCTCGCACCCCGAACTCCGCGAGCGCGCGGACGACCTGACGCCGGGGCGCCGGACGTACATCGCGTTCGCCGCGCTGAGTGCCGTCGTCGCCGTCGCGGGCCTCCTGCTGGATACGGCCATCGTCATCGTCGGCGCGATGGTCATCGCGCCGTTCGCGGGGTCGACGCTCTCGGCGAGCGTCGGCGCGGTCATCAGCGACCGGGAGATGGTCGTCGAGAGCGTCCTCTCGCAGGCGCTCGGCCTCGTCGTCGCGTTCCTCGCCGCGATACTGATGAGCCTGGCGCTGCAGTGGGCGTACTTCGTCCCGAGTTCGACGGCCGTCTCTCAGATAGACCAGGTGAGTTCGTTCCTCACGCCGGGGATGTTGACGCTCGTCATCGCCGTCGCCGCCGGGTTCGCCGGGGCGCTCGCGCTGGCGACCGACCTCCCCGTCTCCATCGCGGGGGTGGCCGTCGCGGCGGCCATCGTCCCCGCCGCCGCCACCGCCGGCATCGGCGTCGTCTGGGGCGACCCGCTGGTCGCCCTCGGGGCGGTCGTCCTGCTCCTGATGAACATCATCTTCATCAACGTCGCGGCGTACGTCGGCCTCGTCTCGCTCGGCTACCGGTCGTCGGTCGTCGGGAGCGTCCGGGAGAACGTCTCCGTCTCGGTCCGGACGGGCGCCTACGCCGTCGTCGTCCTCGCGTTCGCCGTCATGCTCGTGCTCACCTCGTTCGCGACCTACCAGCACATCGCCTACGAGCAGACCGTCGACCGCGACGTCGAGGCGGTGCTGTCCGACGACACCTACGAGGGCCTCGACCTCGTCGGCGTCCAGACCGACTACAACGACATGGAGGCGTTCGGCAGCGTCGAGACGGTGACGGTGACGGTGGGACGGACCGCCGACAGCGAGTACCCGGTCCTGGCCGAACAGTTACGCGAGCGCATCAGCGACGACGTGGGCCACCCCGTGACGGTGAACGTCCGCTACGTGGACTACCAGCGCGCCGCGGCCGAGTCGCAACCGACGGAGTCGCCGCTCACCCGGACCGTCGACCGTCTGTGGGCGACCGTCGGGCGGGCGGTCGGGTCCGGTAACGTCGCCGCGATGCCGACGATAACCGGGCCACGGGGTATCTGA